The window cagctgcttggtCAGAGCACTGTTACCTTGctgtcctcctgctccagctggcacATTCATAGTAGCTAAAATGTTCTGAAGGTCACTCAATTGAATGGGCTGGGTTGGGCTTGTGGCTGAGCTGGTTCCATTACCCGAGCTGGGaacggggctggggctggtcaCCGAGGCAGCCGCAGGAACGGACGGGGCCGGCGTTACACGGGTGGAAGAAGTCGTGGAAGATGGAGTCACTGCAGCAGACTGGCTGCGAGAGCTGGGCAAGATAATTAGGGTCATTAATTCCCTGCAAAAACCTCTTCTGTTCTGAAAAGCTTCTTTTCAAACCTTTACAGTATGAAAAGCTCCTACCTCATTTTAGAGAGGTAATAAGCAGCCTTGATTCCCACCACATTCCCCATTTAATAAGCCATGATTCCTCCCACAGCAGTGGCAAGTTCCACTGCAATAGCCCAGGGCAGACAAGGCCTCCTACCTTGATGATGAACTGCTGGTTGGAGGTCCCCCACTCCCAAGCAGACTGGCCAACCCAGGTCCTGTCAGTGCACCCAGCCCACCTTCCATGAATATAAAAGAATATCAGGTttagacatttattttttcacgTTTTCTGCACCTCTCTTCTCTGGAGAGGATGCTCTTGTACCTGAAAGGTTTTATTTGCTAAAATAGAGGAGGGGGTGAAAGAGCCCAACCCACCCTCTATCCCCTGCTGCAAATTAAGAGAATCTTCTTTTCTGATCTTGCATCCCCATTAGAGAGCTGAACATGTCAGAAATGACTCAGTTTCTAGGTGTACACAAAGATGAAGTTACTCCAGTTTGTGCCGTATGTACATCATTGTAACACAGCCCTCTCCTCTTATCTGCTACACCAAAAATCCAACTTTTCTATGAACTTTAAAACCAAGGCCCTCAGAGGAAGATCCAGAGGCATCTTTGAGTCACTACCACTCTCTCCTCACAGACCAGGGGTTTGCAGCTTCAAACCTAAAGCGGAGATGCAGCAACAGAATCAGCCAAGCTCTTAAACACATCACAGGCAAAGGAAGGACAGCTCCACACACCAAGCACTCTCAggggagcagccagcaggaaACCAACACCCTTATACCAAAGAAACCAGAATCAGCCTCCTCCATCACACTTCCCAACTACCAAGGACTTATGGCAGGGTCAAGAACCTCAGCTGGGAaaagggctggctgctgccctccctggagTTGTCAGGGACTTGACCGCTCCCCTACAACTCCTTTGAGCCACATCAGCCAAACACTCCATTTCccatcagcagctccttccttcaCACCTTATTATACACACAAAGCACCTGCACTTCTCACCCACCTTTGGGAGCACCGGGGATCAGAGGACAGAACAGCAGCACTCAGTGAGCAAACCCGTGGCCAACTGCTGCTACTGAGCCTGCAGGTCAGAGTGAGCCCTGCCAGTCCCTCCTTGTACAGAACAATCCCATGGAACCAACACCTCCTGTCACTTATCCCAgagcttccccagcagcaggcatGGCACGTGGAGCTCAccacacactgctctgctccatttCACAGTAAAAGTGACCCAGGAGCAAGAGAGCTCCtttggagctctgcagagccccaaGAGATGTAAACCATCTGTGACAAAGACAACACTCCCAGGGGAAATGATCCCCAGGGACTCAGCATAACCACTGTTTGCAGCAGCAAGCAGATGGTTCTCTTTCTGTTACATGTCAATCTGGCTTAGGGCTGGATGTAAAGGCAAGGAAAGAGGAATTGCTGAGGAAAAGTGTGGAAAAAAGGAGGACAGTGTCAGGATTATGTGAAGCTTCAAGAGGAAGATCTTTTCCAAACACACCCTAAAAAGCCAGACTTTTCCAACACTACCACAAGATTTGCATCTGAGCATCCCACCAATACAAGACTTGAATCTGAAGCTAAAAAGACATCAGCCAGATCCACAAAAATGGACTCCTGAGCTTAAGCACAGAACCTTTGTCACTGCTGTGTTCCTTTGCCTATTTACACTTGATGGTCTGACCTGTCAGAAAATGCTCCTGGAGCATGGATGGCAttgagaacagaccacagcccCTTCAGAACCCAGTGATTCCagctctccccagggctgcccaggagagagagccctgccctgagccttGCCCCCCTGTCTGGGGAGTGCTGTGGGATGGGACCAACCAACCTTCCTCTTGAACTCTTTCTACTTTGTACGCAAATATTCACTGAATCAGAGACAACACAAGCAATTCCACAGCTTGGTAACCAGCACATTCACCAGGAGCAAATCACTGGTtttcagcccctgctccagtgaatatttgggaagaaaaagtggaatagaaaaaaacaagggaaaaaatccagaagATTCAGTGCAGCAAGGAGCAGAACCACAGTTCCTTGCAGATCAAGCCCTGAGATGAGTGCTGTGTAGAATCTGGTACCCTTTTTCTGTCCCTGAGCTCATCTCCGAGGCAGGGCCTTGCCTTCTCACATGAAAGAAGCGCTATTGAGATCAATAGCACTGCTTGAGAACATTGTCAGGTAAGATTTAACCTGGCAGGAGAAAATACCATTTTGGCATAAAGATATTAAAGCATTTTACCAAGTCCTCCTAAGCCCGTTGGTCCGATCAGCTGCATGAGCTGGTTATGGCTCATGTTTCCAAGAAGGCTTTGCAAGCCACCCTCacctaaaaacaaaaacattctgAAACACAACATATTCACATGGTTTTTTTCACAGCACTCCGGCTCAAACAGCAGGAGATTAATTGGCATCACATTCTGTATGGAGAAACAGTTTCAAGTGTTTACTGATTCATGATCTTCATAAAAGATAAATGTAACTTGGTTTCATAAAGAGGTAAGACTCCAGAGAATCTACTGGAAACAAAGAGATTTCTCCTGGCAGTCTTAGCTTTCAACCTACACCTATTTAACAGCACAGTTTATTCTGCTAAAAGCACATTTACGCTTCTGGTATTAACATTGTCCCCAGCTCACCCTCCACAGCCATCAGGGATTTCTTCCTAGGGAACTCTAGGGGCTTAGTCTagacataaatttaaaaagaaaaaaaaaacctctgacaTGAAGGAGCAGAGAATGGACTGTACCTCCCAGTGCTGAGAGCTCATGGCCTCCGCTGGCATTCCCACCCAATGCCCCTGGCATGGGGGGATTGTTGAGATACTCGTTCACCTTACGGCAGTGCTCCTCATCCTTGTCTGTCTTGGGCTCCTGCAAGAGAATTGCTCTTGGTATGAGTCATGCTGGGGGGATTTTGATCCAAGACCTTTGTCTTTGGCTTCCCACAAACCTGCATCCAGAAGAAGAGTCGTTTTGATCCTGCCTTGAACTTCAATACATACACACGGCCTGTGGTGCACTGTGGGACTCTCTTGAACTCACAGTCATcaggaaaaataatcaaatccTGGAAAGTGTGTCAGGAGAAACAAATGTTTGAGAAAATGCATCAATATTCCTTTTCCCCACCCAAATCCCTATGCGCTCCTCCACCAACTTTCTTCCATCTGCTCCTCAGAGCAGAGAGCATGTGGAAGTGCAGGTCTGTCAGTGACATTCTCACCCTACTTTGTCCTGGAGGAGCtcttcctgcagtgccagcagatCAGAACATGACATAACACCTCAGCACTGAAACATCAGCTCATACTCACGTCCTCCACATTGCCTGAAGTCCTATCCTTCCAGCAGAAGTGAATGAGGGAATCATCGGTTTGCTGGATGTAAACGAGGCCTTTTCTCTTGTCTGGAGTTACGGTGCTGCCTTTCAGGGACATCTTCCCTGCCCGAAATTCCACCAGGTATTTGCTCGAGGAGCCACGAGAGCCTGGCACCAGGCTTGGAAATAATGCACCTGAAGACATCctggaaagagagagagcagcaggtgtGATGAGAAACCTTCCCACATCCTCTCTTCCCAGTATCAAATTCCAACCTTTACCAGGTGGCTTCACAAAAGCAAtctgttctgctgcctgcagaattCCAGGGTGACTCAACTGAGCTAAAGCAGAACCCTGGATGAAGACAGGAGGCTGTAGAGCCCTCCACTAATAAAGGACAGCCTGTGTGCTGAGGCGCTTGAAATGAAGCCACCGTCCCCCGGCGCTTCCTTCTTCAGTTCGAGCCACGTTTCAAAGCAGGAAGCGCTGCTGTACCTTCAGACTGCGGCTCCAGACCCCGCAGAGCCCCGCAGGCTGCCCCGTGCTCCACCGACCCTCACGGTGACCCCCGGCCTCCCTCCCGCACTGAGCGACCCGCGGGCCTGGCGGCGCTGCCGGGCCCGGCCGGCCCCGCGGGACTGTGCGGCTGTTCGGGGGTGGCGCTGCGCTCCCAGcccggccggccccggccccggcgccgccgccgggcAAACACTCCGAGCCGAGCCGGGACAGGGGGGGctcgcggcccggcccgggcatCCCCCGCCCGCCCAGAGGCCGCGATCTTCTGCCGGGCCCCCCGATGCCGCCGTGCCGCCTTCCTCGTGGCTTCCCCCAGCAGGAGACCTCAGCCCGGCCGCCGCTGGGCGCGCGGTCCCGGGGGTGCCCGGCGGGTCCCAAGCGGTACCTTCAGCCTTCagcctccttcctcctcctcctcctccgccgccgcctcagcTCTTCCTGCCCCGCGCGCCGGAACCCCGCCCCGAGCGGGGCGCGCGCCGCCGCGGCTCCGCGCTATTGGCTGGCGCGGCTGTCAATCAAAGGGGCGGGGCGAGGCGCCCCTGCTGTGTCACGGAACatggcggcgctcccccctcACCCTCCCTAGGCCCTCATGACCCCCTCGGCCCCATCCCGTCCCTCAGCcgagcacagcccagggccagcGCGTCTCCAACAGAACCTTTATTCCTGGGAATGGTTACAAAAATATATCCTTCCACGAAAGGCACGCAGGGCCCATGGCCAAAGCCCGGGTTGCCTCACAGTATTACAGTATTGCTTCCCTGACCCAAATCGCAGGTTTAGCTAAGAGACAATGCAGGTGTGTTCCCAACAGCAGCGCTAGGTGAAGAGTCTggggtttgctttttaaaagtgGTTTTGGACGAAAAATTTACTgggaaattgttttaaaatattgaacaaGAATGAATAGTTCTCATTAGGTCTCTTCTAGGATAGATGGTTCCTTGTCCTTGTCAATACAGGTTCCAAGAGTTCTATAAATGCACGATGTGTGAAAAGCTGCTCCT of the Molothrus aeneus isolate 106 chromosome 17, BPBGC_Maene_1.0, whole genome shotgun sequence genome contains:
- the ADRM1 gene encoding proteasomal ubiquitin receptor ADRM1 isoform X2 — protein: MSSGALFPSLVPGSRGSSSKYLVEFRAGKMSLKGSTVTPDKRKGLVYIQQTDDSLIHFCWKDRTSGNVEDDLIIFPDDCEFKRVPQCTTGRVYVLKFKAGSKRLFFWMQEPKTDKDEEHCRKVNEYLNNPPMPGALGGNASGGHELSALGGGLGALTGPGLASLLGSGGPPTSSSSSSSRSQSAAVTPSSTTSSTRVTPAPSVPAAASVTSPSPVPSSGNGTSSATSPTQPIQLSDLQNILATMNVPAGAGGQQVDLAAVLTPEIMAPILANAEVQERLMPYLPSGESLPQTAEEIQNTLTSPQFQQALSMFSAALASGQLGPLMSQFGLPAEAVDAANKGDVEAFAKAMQNSVKSDQKEGDSKDKKDEEEDMSLD
- the ADRM1 gene encoding proteasomal ubiquitin receptor ADRM1 isoform X1 is translated as MSSGALFPSLVPGSRGSSSKYLVEFRAGKMSLKGSTVTPDKRKGLVYIQQTDDSLIHFCWKDRTSGNVEDDLIIFPDDCEFKRVPQCTTGRVYVLKFKAGSKRLFFWMQEPKTDKDEEHCRKVNEYLNNPPMPGALGGNASGGHELSALGGEGGLQSLLGNMSHNQLMQLIGPTGLGGLGGLGALTGPGLASLLGSGGPPTSSSSSSSRSQSAAVTPSSTTSSTRVTPAPSVPAAASVTSPSPVPSSGNGTSSATSPTQPIQLSDLQNILATMNVPAGAGGQQVDLAAVLTPEIMAPILANAEVQERLMPYLPSGESLPQTAEEIQNTLTSPQFQQALSMFSAALASGQLGPLMSQFGLPAEAVDAANKGDVEAFAKAMQNSVKSDQKEGDSKDKKDEEEDMSLD